The following is a genomic window from Colletotrichum lupini chromosome 5, complete sequence.
CCATCACAATCCACAAGTATGGGGCGACGACCACGGCGTCTTCGCCCCGTCACGGTGGGATCAACCAGAGACAGCTGCGCGCGCCCGTTACCTGATGCATTTCGGCCTGGGTGGTCGCCAGTGTCTTGGCAAGACGTTGGCACAATCCAATATCTACAAGCTGACCAGCACCTTGCTGCGCGAGTTTCACTTTCAGCTAGCTGATCCTATGGAGAGAGAACTTGCTGCGAATAAGAGCTTCCACGGGGTCTTGCCGGAACTGATAAGCGTGGGGGTGAGTGATCTCGCAGGACCTCTGATGGTCACTGCTAGTGCCAGGACTCAAATGTGATTGGAGTCATCAAATTCGGGAGACCTCTAGTACGCTAGCTCGAGCTTTAGCGACGAGGCAACCGTGGATGGGAATACGAATACAATTTTCTCGAACCTCGAACCTTCTGCTGATTTTCAATCGCATTTGCCGCAGTGAGGGGCATTATGACTCTATTACTGGCACTTTCTTACGACAGCAGTCCTCGTCCAAAGCCTGGACTATGACTAGGCCTGTCATTTGACTGGTAATAGCGTTCGCGATTCTTACCACTAGGCCATCAATGGGGCTTTAATTCCTAGCATCAGTTTGTTGCTTCTAATTCCACATAATAATGACTGTCGATTTGATGATCGATATTTGGAATAATGCATCAGTGCAATCGTTCCGTTCTCAGACACCGTTCCATAAATGTTGCGATTGAATTTACAAGATCTCAAACCTTGTAGTCTACGGCCTAGTTCTGTTGATATCTCAGTCACCTAGACCCTCCATATATACCGTGACCAAACGCCACGACCAACTCCGGGCCAATTCCATTATTCGTTAATACGTCATAGACATTATAGACATGAACATTACTCCTGATACATTACTCCATCAAATTTGTGCTGGCCTCATCTTCTCCAACTCAGTCGGTAAAGTCGGTAAACTCGAGTGCTTCACCGTGTTCTCCGCATTCCAACCCCGGAACATGGGATGCGAAAGCAATGGCGGCGTCTTCAACCGGATCGTAGGCGGCCGTATCGGACCGCCAGACTCCTCTTCCACCGGCAGCGTCACCCGCCTCGTGGGGTACTTCTTGTGAAGAAGCTGCCACGTCCTCTCGACGCGCGCTTCGTGCTCGGTCCAGTCGCCTCGAAGAGACATGAGCAATCCTTCGCCTTCCTCCGCGTCGATGCTCGTCTTGGATCTGCTGCGCCCATGCCACGTCCTAGATCGCGTCCTGGCGGGTGGTGAGACGGGCTCGGTGGGTGTGTCCGGGGTGGCGGCGGTGAAGCCGGCGACGGGTGTGACGGTGACGGATGACCTATTCTGCAGCGACTTGCGGATGATCGTGTCCCTCAACTCCTCCTCGGCCAGCATAATGCGTGATTGCGTGAGCTTTGTTCGTCGGGTGTACTCCTCCCACGTGAGATCTGGGTCCCGTAGACAGGCATTTTTGTACTCTTCTGCGAATTCCCTCTTGCGACGGCGACGAGTTATCGTGCAGTAGACTGCGATGGCGATGACGAGGAGAAACGCGGAGCCGAGGATTGTGGAGACGATGATGAGAGTTTGTTGGCTAGGGCCGCCGCCGGTGGTCGGTCCGGCGGTGAAGTCGGCAGCTACGGGATCGGATTCGGTCTTTGCGCCGGATCTCGTATTGAGTAGAGGGATAATCATGTTGTGTGCTGGTTGTTTAAACGACGGTACGCCGTTGCGATATAGCGAGTGACAGAATTAATATTCTAGTTATTAGAGCGAACGTGGTACGTCCATGAAAACGACTGTGTGGACGGGCGAGAATAAGTGGGAAGAGTGCGCAAATTCTTGACCGCTTCAAATATGTGTGCGACGATCGCTCGCGGGGGAACCGGAAGGCTTTGTATATACACGTAGCAAACCAAGCCTACCTCTTCCCTCTCAGCAACAACTAGGTACCAATAGCAAGCCGGCCGAAAAAAGAGGCggtattctatttaaaacaCGCAGCTGCCCAAGAGGACAATAACCCACGTCGGCAGCTCAGGACGCAAGACGTTGCTAGTCCCATGATTGCGCAGGAACGCCAGGAACACGGCATTCGCTCACCGTATCCCGCAGGAAAAAAAAGGCCTGCAGGTGATTCTTCTGCACGCCATGCCTGCCACCCTTGGCATGAGAAGCGAGGAAAGAAAGTTCGGATGCGGGACTCGTCAAGGGACTCTCCAACTCCAAGCAGCGAACATGGGCAGAGAGCAAGGTGGTAGGCATGCCTATCGGGGTGGGATCACTATTCCAGAGCCAGGGTACTGAACGTTCGAAAAGGATGGCTGGACAACTGTCTCTGTGGTGATTCGGCCGTTGGGGCTGTCCACGAACGCCTCGCCAAAGAGTGTCAGGCAACATCCGCAACAGAAAACAGGAACAGGGGACCTTGGGACTGGAGAGCGCGTGTTTTCCCCTTGGGAAAGCCATACAAACCAACAAACCAGACCAAGCGAGGAGGACCTTAGGGCTGCCAGGGGATTTGACTGGCTACTCGTGCGCTATAATTGGTCCCGGGCCTGGCCTTGTCGGGTCACCAACACGAGGTCAGGCACAGTAGCGCGGCATTGGCGGAACGGGGCTCAAAAAGTAAAATCCCGGACGAGTGCCGGGGGTTGCCCGTGGCTGATAGGAAAAGAGACTCGAAGAGGAGAGTGAGAGAGGGAGCGGGATGCGCAACCCACCACCCGCGGCCTATCAGAGTCTCTGAAACTCCCGGTGGCTGGCCAGCGAACAAGCCGCGCAAGACAAGGATCGGATGGTTTTGTTCGTTCTTCTCTTCGATTTGTTCCCAAGCCGGGGGACGGCAGTCTGCACTGCCCACTGCAGTCGAAGTTGAGGGGCATGAGATTTCTGGCCCAAGAATTGGAAGCCCATCGGTCGTGGAACACAGCCATTGGGTCATGATTTCAAGCTCGCCTCGCCTGTGCCGTATCCCATTCATGTGCGTCTCTTCAAGCACGACATGAGGGTGGACTTGTTGGTGAGTCCGACGCTCAATCATGGGGGAAGCACCCCATTACGTTGCCACCAGATACCTCCCGGCTGCCTCCCATTGTAGAGTCTTTGCAACTTGCAAGTTGGGAGAAAAAGAGTTCGACTCAATACTATTCACTGTTTAACTCTATCGTTTTGCATTACTAGAGGATTGCcgcagtatatatagacgctaccctacccttaaattccgtactatttaaccttaaccctttttttatttatcctttcttttattttaccttctccctcgttaaagaattactaaaattataattttaatagcttataaataagttaatattactatttaaaaataagtaacttatatttatatataagtactaagagtcttattattataaaaataatagtaaatatattaaagtatttaagagagctttttaatagacttttaatattatttaaagtaataatcctcgagttataaaaagaagctaaggtactatattaatatagctttattcgttttattaatattaataatactctttttaatataaaatatattaataatactttataaccgCGTTATTACGCTTTATAAatcgtacttaatattaataagaattttagtattattttttaattcgtctcttagttcttttattaaggctattattataaagttagtttagttattaatattttaacaagtattttaacttaatatatttaaaagctcttatagcttttaaatagaggcttttaaaggacttataattagactttttacttattataagtaaaactattataattaaaactataatactacttacggaccttaataataagtaattaataatatagttatcttttttttataataagcttaaaaaatatcttaatttaagtactaagtaagtactatactattttattaaaactatatttttatatttataacttagaaagaattaactttctttaataataaggtacttagacttaatacTATTGACTATCCTGGCGCAGATAAAGAGAGATCTCGGACATGACGATCTCCTCCATTGTCTCACCCACGCAGGTACTATCGCGCGCTGGCCCACCATGTTTGCTTTCTTCAGTCCAATAAAGTACACCGCCTCGCCCGTTTGCGCTTTCGGGGCAAACGGCGCCCAACTTTTCAGGTGTTTCCTTCTTTCGCCTGTGCAACCCAACGTCATGTTGCGTCTAGATTGTCGGTTTCAGAGACACAATCAAGCAGCACAAATTTCATGCGATTTCCCGTTACTTGAATTGGCCCAGTTTGTGATTTGTTTTGATTACCTATTGACAATAGTAGAACCTGATAGGTTGGGAGAATATGGAGGAAAATCACAAGTCCTTCTCCAAAGCAAAGTCCAGCACCACCACTTttctttccttttcctcggtTCGTGTGTAAATCGAAACCACCTGCTGCGACCCAGATTCAAACGTCTCGACCTGCGGCTCTCCGGAGAACCCATCCGCTTGCCAAAGCGTGCGGTATTCCAGCGGGACCTCCTCATCCGCAGCCCCTGTCTGAGCCTGAGTGGGCAACCTGGCGCCGAGAACGGTGAGCTTATCGTCTCGATTCCCCGGAAGCGCAAAGACGACGGTCTTCTTGCCCGGCAAAGCAATGACATCCCCGCGCGCTCCAGTCCGCGTCGGCTGCAGGTCCGCGGGCAACGCGTGGCGGCTCCATCGCCCCTCTGGGCTGCGGTAATAGTGTATCCAGACTTCGTTTTCTCGGTTCAGGACGTGGAACCCGCCTTCGTCATCTGCCGCTTGCGCCTCCTGGTTTAGGATGCCGTTGTTCATTGGGATGTCGAAGACAATGAGTCCTTCGCTGTCCGGGTATACGGTCTCGCCTACTTCGAGGTTCGCTAGCCTTTCGCCCTTTGTGTTGTTGAATGTTTTTCCGCCGTCGTCGCTGTTCACATAGAATAGCTAAACCCAAAGTCAGTCGAGCTCTGCACAAGACTCGTCCTCTGGTAGGATAGGTTCCACGCACATTGTGGTTGTTTTCTGGTCCATTCGGTCCAGCTTGGACAGTGTGCGTCCGCGCCTCTGGGTCATCCACACCTTCGTACCATACAAAACCGCGATACGTGCCAGATACATGAATGCACCCGTTGGCATATGAGATGCCGTTGATGTACGGGTTGTTATTGACGCCGGTAAGGAATTGTCCGACATAGGAGTATGACTGGTCCTTGCTGCTGTACTTGAATAAGTGATCGGAGCCCGCTCCCGCACTGCATCTCGGTCAGTCTCAAGCTCGTTGCTGCACATAATTTCCATTTACATACATCCCAATGCGATAGCTCAGAAGAAGGTCATCGTCGATGCGGATGAAGCGTGGGTATGTCGTCTCCAAGAAGAGTTTCTCGACTCCCAACTGGCCTGTGCGTGTGTATCCCGGGAGCTGATTGTGAGTAGGACTGAAAAGTGAGGTCTTCCACTCGTGAGCTTCCGGCTTCGTCGCCACGCCTGGTATTGACATGCGGTAGCGCAGGCTGCACAAAGTCAGAGTCACCAGCCAAGCTCCATGCAATAGAAACGATCTCTGTGGGACGGCTTACGGATCACAATGGTGGTCGAAGGAGACATGAATAGTGCCATCTCCAGCACAGACTCCTATCGAGATAGTGTTGTGCCCATCATCCGCCGTCTGCTCGTAGTCCTCAAACGTCAACATCTCCCAGCTGCCTAGTGAGTCGCGGATGGGTCGCCGGGCAAGGCTGACGAAAAGGACGCTGCTTGTTGCATCTTTGTGAGTGTAAAAGCAGGTATACTGCCATCCATTAAAGGTCGTTAAGGCATCTTGCTGGAAAGAGTTGGCGTTGATCCGATGCTCTCGCCGCGCATCCAGGGCCAACTCGGACTTGGCGAGGAACTTCAACTGAGATCCCATGTCGCTTCTGAGAACCTTGCCAAGTGTATGCAAATTCAAAATTTTGGATGCCGTTCAGCACATGCAACACTACAGATCAAAGACTCGTATGAGGAAGTGCCCCCTCCATCACTTTCATAATCTATCACAGTGACGTACGCGGGGTCCCTCCGGTTAGGTTCGGGGGAAACTGAGCCGAGTGGAGGAGGATGGACGGTTCCCCGCGCGATGAATCGCCCGATGAGCCGATACGACTGTGAACCCCGGATCTTCCCCCGACCTCCGATGCGCCGATACAACGCCCCGCACTCCAATAAGCCATGGATGATGCCCGATTTGGAcgaaaaagaggttattcaGCCATGGCATCCCCGCAATTGCGATCTTTTCACAGCTTATTGCCCCGCGTTGGCAAACTCCAAGTCGATTTTGCCAACCAACCGATACCCGCGAACCAAGGAATAGAGCAAGAGGCCAAGAGAAAGGTTGACAGCCAAGCAATCAACGTGATAGCGAACAGCTCGTGGCGATGAAACCTGAACCAATATGAAGCAGTTGAGTTTTTTGATATCAATAGAGACGAAGTCCGTTCCTCGCAATCTCCGTTTGATCGCATGTGAGCAATGATAAGAACTCGAATTGTCTGGAGAATCGAAACGATGGGCTGGAACTCCAGATTGAAGAATAGCGACAACCGTCAGGCCCTAGAGTCGACGACGCCTCTCAACACTAAGACAACATCGTGGCTAAAAGATCCCGGACTTCGCCCCCTCAATTTTGGTCTCTTCTTCCTTCTATTTGGTGATGTTGCTCATGGTTTCGACGGATCTTTGATCAACAACCTCCAACAGATTAACAAATGGCAAGATGGTCAGTCGCGCATCACTTCTCTGAGTCCTCACGGCGTGCACTTTTCGACATGCTGACAGGAAAGAGGTCAGACTTTGACCACCCCCGAGCAAGTCTCCTAGGTGCCATGAGCGCATCGTACTGGATCGGGAACATCCTAGGAGTCATCCTCATTCCCCTTGTCGCAGATCGCCTCGGCCGACGCATCGCAATCGCCACGGGTTCCGGCCTTTGCATCGTAGGTGCAGCAATTTGCGCAGCGACGGTGAGCCACGGAGCCTTCATCGCTGGCCGAATTCTTCTTGGCATGGGAGGAGTCATGTGCTCTTCCGTTTCGACGGTCTTGATGACGGAGCTGGCGTACCCATCCCACCGGGCGACGGCGACGGCATTGAGCAGCACGACATACAGCGTTGGGGCCATCTTGGCCGCCTGGGTAGCCTTTGGAAGTTTCCGAATTTCGGATTCATGGTATGCTTTTACTCATCGGGGAAAATTTCCACACGAGGCCCGAGAAACATGTGCACTGACTGATAGTTCTTTACCATCCCTAGGGCGTGGAGAACGCCGACACTGATTCAGGCGTTTCCATCGGCGATGGTGCTATGCGGACTCTTCTTCTTGCCGGAGTAAGTTTGCCAAGAATCTGTACTTGACTCGAAGCTGTAGCTGAGCCACAACTTCTAGATCGCCTCGATGGCTTTGCAGCAAGGGCAAGGAGCAGACAGCGCTTGATATCCTGACAAAGTACCACGGTGCAGGGGATGCCGACGATGCAGTCGTCCAGCACGAATACGCCGAGATCAAAGAGACTATCGAGGCGGAAATCACGCAGAACAAGAACCCCTTCCACCTCAAGGCTCTTTTCGCAACCCCAGGCAACCGGTGGCGATCGTTCATCATCATCTGGTGCGGGATATGCAAGCAGTGGTCCGGGAATGGGTTGGTATCATATTACCTGGGAAGGTCCGTCTCTACAAAATAGTTGACTTCTGTATTCTGAGAATGGAGCTAATATAGCATGATACATTTCAGCATGCTCAAAAGCGCAGGCATCACCAAGCAGATCGAGACAACGTTGATTACCGCAACATCTCAGATGTTCAGTTTCGCATGTTCCTTTGCCTTCGCCTTCCTTCCGGCGCGTGTCGGCCGCCGGCCCCTCATGCTGACAAGTATGGCCGGAATGTGGGTGGTATTCGCAGTCATCACGGCCACGTCCGGCGCCTACGTCGAGACAGGGAACCGTCACGCAAGTTACACAACCGTGGCGTTCATCTACCTCTACAGCGGTGTGCATAATCTAGGCTGGACGGGCGCACAAATGCTCTACAGTAAGTCAAAGCCTAGAGCCCCAAAGGGGCGGTTAGACTTTGAAACGCTGACGCGCCGTGTCTCTTTAGTTGTCGAAATCCTTCCCTACACGATCCGCGCCAAGGGCATGGCCATGTTTTCTCTTGTCGCGGGTATTTGTGGAGCCTTCAATACCTACCTTAATCCTCTCGGCATTGCAGCCATGT
Proteins encoded in this region:
- a CDS encoding sugar transporter, which produces MIRTRIVWRIETMGWNSRLKNSDNRQALESTTPLNTKTTSWLKDPGLRPLNFGLFFLLFGDVAHGFDGSLINNLQQINKWQDGKRSDFDHPRASLLGAMSASYWIGNILGVILIPLVADRLGRRIAIATGSGLCIVGAAICAATVSHGAFIAGRILLGMGGVMCSSVSTVLMTELAYPSHRATATALSSTTYSVGAILAAWVAFGSFRISDSWAWRTPTLIQAFPSAMVLCGLFFLPESPRWLCSKGKEQTALDILTKYHGAGDADDAVVQHEYAEIKETIEAEITQNKNPFHLKALFATPGNRWRSFIIIWCGICKQWSGNGLVSYYLGSMLKSAGITKQIETTLITATSQMFSFACSFAFAFLPARVGRRPLMLTSMAGMWVVFAVITATSGAYVETGNRHASYTTVAFIYLYSGVHNLGWTGAQMLYIVEILPYTIRAKGMAMFSLVAGICGAFNTYLNPLGIAAMSWKFYFFYVGWIIVQFIVVYLFFPETKGPSLELIALLFDGRDAQMGRVNVVAEEMLDEKGGVEFQTKQQQ